ATATTAGCGGCTTTACCAAGTTTGTGAACGAAACGGGTATTCAGCAGAGCCGCACCTTAATTGCCGATTTACTAGAAATAATTATCGAGGCCAACATCCTGGACATGCAGCTCAGCGAAATTCAGGGCGATGCCGTTTTGTTTTACCGCCTGGGTCCGCCGCCCAGCATGCCGGAAGTAATTAACCAGTGCAAACAAATATTTCTGGATTTTCAAAATTACTTGCACATTGTAGAGCGCGACCGGGGTTCTACCTTGGGGGCATCGTTATCGAGCAGTAATCTTACTTTAAAAGTAGTGGTGCATTACGGGCAGCTCAGCGTTACCTTAATCCGCGACCACGTAAAATTGATGGGGAAAGACGTGATTATTGCGCACCGCTTATTAAAAAATAATATTCTGAGCGACGAATACGTACTGCTTTCCGAAGGTTTTTTAAAAACGCAAACCGAAGAAGCTATCCGGCAAAGTTTTAGTAGCTGGACCCAATTACGCAGCGGATCCACGATGTACGAACATCTCGGCGAAATCCGGTATCAATACGCGTTTCTTACACCTTTGCGCTTACTGGTTACCAACCACCGCAGCCTGAACGACCGCAAAAAATACCCCAATATCTATTCGTATGGAGTTACCATAAAAGCATCAGCCCGCTTTGTAGTTCGCATTATCAGTAATTTCCGGTTAAAGCCCAACTGGGTAGAAGGCATGACTAGCGTACAATACGATACCACTAAGGCCAACCGCATGGCCATGGCTTATAAATGCAATTTAAACCGCGGACAGATTGATATTCAAACGGTGCAGACTTTTATTGGCGAAGAACATATTGAGTACGTCGAAAAGATTTACAATTTCCGGGTGTTTCCGAATGCGCTTTTGTTTTATTACTTAACGGTAGTAGATGCGCAGCATACCTATCTTTCAATCAAATTCCATTACAGCCGGGTGCTGAAAAAACGCTTTTTTTATTTTTACATGCGCCGCCGCATGAAGCTCTTCCTGGGCAAATCGCTTCTGAACCTCAAAAGCCTCTGCGAAAAAATGTACGAAGAAAACCCGCATTAACCGATTATAGCCAATCACCGGAAGCAGCAATTTTTAAAAATTTTCATTTCTGTCGTATCTGAACTACCTTTTTTATTTCCTTAAAATATCTTCTTTTAACAAAGATCGGTACCTAGCTTTTTTTAATTTTAATAATCCCGTTAACTTCCGGTTATAATTTAAAAGCAGCATACGGGCATGAAATTACTATTGGCCTTGGTAAGTGTGGGCTTAAGCCTGGTACTAATTATTGCTTTAAACACCTCGTTTGGCATCGCGCCCCCAGTAGGTAAATTCCTGAGTCCGTTTGTGGGATTCTGGCAAAATGCCGAAACCCGGGAGGCATCGTTAGTAGCGGAAATCCCGGTTTCGGGGGTACAAGCCGAGGTGAAAGTTTTATACGATGAAAACCGGGTGCCGCATATTTTCGCTCAAAATAACCACGACGTATATTTTGCCCAAGGTTTTGTAACCGCCCAGGACCGGCTGTGGCAAATGGAATTCCAAACGCATGCGGCGGCCGGACGAGTTTCGGAGATTATTGGCACCAGCACCTTAGAGAGGGACCGTTTTCAAAGACGCATGGGCATGGTGTACGGTGCCCAGCAATCGTTAAAAGCCATGCTCGCCGATCCGCGTTCCCGCGAAATGTTAGAAGCTTTTACTGCGGGCATTAATGCCTACATCGGACAGTTAAAACCAAAAGATTATCCTCTGGAATATAAATTACTGAACTACGCGCCCGAACCCTGGACACCTTTAAAATGCGCCTTACTCCTAAAACAAATGGCCTACGATTTGGCTGGTCGCAGCGACGATTTACGGATGACCAACATTTTGTGGAAGTATGGACCCAGCGTTACCAAAAATTTATTTCCGGATTACCCTTTCCTGGAAGACCCCATTGTACCCTCGGGCACGCCGCTGGATTTTAAACCTTTGCCCATTCCGCCGGAACCCGCTTCTTTTATTGCCAGCCAAACTGATAAAAAAATAGAGAACGAACCTGATCCGGAACTGGGTAGTAACAACTGGGCCGTATCGGGCGCTAAATCGGCTACGGGTTACCCGCTCTTAGCCAACGACCCGCACCTGGAATTAAACTTACCTTCTATCTGGTACCAGATTCAATTAGTAACCCCCGACATGAACGTATACGGCGTTTCGTTACCGGGCGCACCTAACGTTATTATTGGTTTTAACGAACGCGTGAGCTGGGGCGTAACCAACGTGGATGCCGATGTAATGGACTGGTACGAGCTAAAATTTAAAAATTCGGCGCAGCAAGAATACTGGCACGCCAACCAATGGAAACCCATCCGGAAAGTTACTGAAGAAATAAAAATCAAAGGCGCTCCTTCGGTTTTTGACACGGTTTCTTATACGCACCACGGGCCCATCGTGTACGACCAAGCCGGGCAAATTTATAACAAACAATCGCCGGTAAAACATGCTATGCGCTGGATAGCGCACGAGCAATCGAACGAAATGCTGGCTTTTTACCTGCTCAACCGCGCCAAAAATTACACCGATTACCGACAAGCGCTGACGTATTACACGGCGCCCGCGCAAAATTTTATTTACGCCGATGTAGCCGATACCATTGCGATTTGGCCAAACGGTAAATTCCCGCTAAAATGGCCCGATCAAGGTAAATTTATTCTGGACGGCACCGATCCGGCCTACGATTGGCAAGGTTGGATTCCCCAGGCGCACAACCCGCACGTGGTAAATCCGCCACGCGGCTTTGTCAGTTCGGCCAATCAGTTTTCCGCCGATCCCAAGCAATACCCTTATTACCTCAATTGGCAGTTTTCGCCGGCGCAGCGGAGTATCCGCATTAACCAACGCCTGGCACAAATGCAAAAAGTTTCGGTAGACAGCATGCGCCAATTACAAAACGATAACCTGAACTTGCACGCCCAAACCATTTTACCAGCAATGCTGGCGGCCGTTCAGAAAGATAAATTAAGTAAAGCACAGCAGCCAATTTTTAAAATTTTAACTTCCTGGAATTATTTTAACAATGCCACCGAAATAGCCCCGAGCATTTTTCAGGAATGGTGGCCCATCTTGGACCAGGCCATCTGGGAAGATGAATTCGGTAATAGCCCTGATAGGCAACTCCGTTACCCCAGCCTGGATCGTACCATGCAACTTATTTTAAAAGAGCCGCAAGCCCGTTGGTTCGATAATATTAATACGCCGGAGAAAGAAACTTTAACGCAACTGGTTACCACTACTTTTCAGGCTACCGTAGATTCTTTACAACACCGTTATGGGCCGGTAAGCTCTAAATGGCAATGGGCGCAGGTAAAAAGTACCGATATTCTGCATTTAGCTAAGTTGCCCGGCTTTGGCCGGAATGATTTGGTAATTGGTGGTGGTGGTGGTATTGTAAATGCCACCGGTGCTCGTCGTGGTCCTTCGTGGCGCATGGTGGTAGCTCTGGGGCCGGATGTTCAAGGCTACGGCGTTTACCCCGGTGGCCAGTCGGGGAATCCGGGTAGTTATTACTACGATAATTTAATTGAAACCTGGCGGCAAGGGAAATTATTTAAATTACAATATTTGAAAAATGCGTCGGAGCCAGCGGCAAAGCAAATGGCGGTGCTGCAGTTGGTGCAGAAGTAGTATTTTGATTAGGTGCGATTTGCTATGGCCACTATGGCGCTGATTTACTTCCGTACCTTTCGAATTAAGTTAGCTTAAAAGTTCTCGTTCGCATAGTTGGCTAAATAGCTTTGGTTGTTTAGTGAAGTTGTTTCATAGCTGAGGTCTTGTTCTTTTTGTCTTGACACAAAAAGAACCAAAAAAGTCAAGACGCTAAAAACTCGCTGAACGCTCAGACAGTTTAGCGTCAATTTCTGCACCTGGCTCAGGATACTTGTTGCATAGCAAACTGGCAAAATTTTAAATTTAAAAATTTAAAGTTTTGTCAAACATCGTTGCGCTGGCGCGAGCGTCCCGCTCGTGTCTAAAATGTAGTAGGCCTCTGGCTGGGCAAACAGAGATAAGCGTAAATTATAGGCCAAAACTTGAAATTATTACCGTACGGCCAATGGACAATCACGAGCGAAGCCGCTCTTCATAGATTGATATAAGTTAAGAACTTAAAACCAATTTGGAGAGGGTAGGGGGAGGATGAACCCCACGAAAATAATTTGATAAATGGCATCTGTAAAAAAAAACTCCTCGCCTTGGATAAGGAGGGGTTGGGGGTGGTTGACTTAACTGGAGAACCGATGAATTTTTAAATTTTCTTTATTCTGGCCAATCGGTAGCAACCAAAGTTTTACCTGGCGGCAAACTAAAAGTAATAAGTGGAGCATCCTAAAGCCCGAAATACAAAGAAGCTAAAATAGAAAAACTAAGAAAATATGCTGTTACTTTTAATCCTGATTATTGCTTTTGCTTTACAGTTTTTTTTGCCCTGGTGGATTGTGGCACCGGTGAGTTTTGGGTTAGCTGCCTGGCTAGGCCGAAAAGGATGGTCTTCATTTGGGGCCGGATTTTTGGGGATTGGTTTAGGCTGGCTGGCGCTCAGTGCCTTTATTCATTTCCGGACCGAAGGTATTTTAACCAATAAAGTTATTCAGTTATTTGGCTTACCTAATCCGGTGCTTTTACTGCTGATTACAACTTTAATCGGTGGTTTAGTTGGCGGGCTTTCGGCTTGGGCGGGTTATTGTTGCCGCCGGTTAATTTTTTAAAAAATTCAATTACAGCTACCCGGCTTTTCTTCGCATTTGCTATTTATTTAATTTTGTCCATGCCTATTTCTTATTTGTCTTCTAGTGTTTCCACAATAAGTAAAGTCCAGTTTATTTTAAAAATATGGATTTTACTTTTGCCAGTTATAAGTTTTGCTCAAAATGCAAAATCTACTTTAACCATCGAAAAAATAATGCAGGGTACGGGTTTTACCGGTACTTCGCCCAGCGAAATTTCGTGGTCCGAAGACAGCCGCTTAATTTACTTTAAATGGAATCCCGAAAAAGCCCGAACCGATTCGTTGTACCGGGTAACCGCTGCGGGCGAAAATATTAAAAAGCTAACCCGCCAGGAAGCCGAAGCTTTGCCCACGCAAGCGGGTGTTTACAACCGGGCTTACACCCTGAAAGTGTACGAGAAAAGAGGCGATATTTACTTGTATAACCGTAAAACCAACCAAAGTTGGCCGTTAACCAAAACTCTGGAAGCGGAAACCAACCCGGTTTTTAGCGGCGATGAGCAGCAGATTATTTTTACGCAAAATTCTAATTTATTTGCCTTGCACCTGGGTAGCGGTCAGTTAACCCAGTTAACCAATTTTTTACCGGGAGCTAAAAAAGACCAAACTAAAAACGACCAGGAAAAGTGGTTGCAGCAACAACAGCTCGCTTTATTCGACATCGTGAAAAAACGCCACTCCGAAGAGCAAGCCTCGAAGCTGGAAAATAAAAAATTTAAAAAAACGCAACCAAAAGAAATCTACACTGGCGAAAAAACAGTAGAGAATGCGGTACTCAGCCCCGATGGTAATTTTGTAACCTACCGGGTAGTAGCTCCATCAAACAATGCGAAGAAAACCATTGTACCTAATTATGTTACTGCCTCTGGTTTTACCGAAGACATTCCTTCCCGCACCAAAGTGGGAGCCCCTTTAGCCGCTTCCGAAATGGGCTTGTACGATATTGCTCGAGACACTACGTATCAGATTCTTTTTAAAGATATTAAAGGCATTACTGAACAACCCGAATTTTTAAAAGATAAAAAGAAAACCGCTGCTCCACGTCCGGTAGCTTTTTATGGTCCGTTTTGGTCGGATAATGGGAAAAACGCAGTGTTGGTGTTGCGGTCCCAGGATAACAAAGACCGCTGGCTGGTGCAGTTTAACCCAACTACCCGCGCCTTAAAAGTACTAGACCGCCAGCACGACGAAGCCTGGATTAACGGCCCGGGTATCGACTACGAAGCTGGTGATCTAGGCTGGCTCCAGGATAATGAAACGCTCTGGTTTCAATCGGAAGAAACGGGTTACTCGCACTTGTATACCATAAACACCCGCACCAATCAAAAGAAACAAATCACTAAAGGCAAATATGAAGTGTCCGGCGTACGGCTCTCCCGTGATAAAAACTTTTGGTATTTCCAGGCAAATAAAGTGCATCCGGGAGAACAGCATTTTTACCGTTTATCGGTGCGGGGCGGCGAGCCCCT
The sequence above is a segment of the Adhaeribacter swui genome. Coding sequences within it:
- a CDS encoding penicillin acylase family protein, with translation MKLLLALVSVGLSLVLIIALNTSFGIAPPVGKFLSPFVGFWQNAETREASLVAEIPVSGVQAEVKVLYDENRVPHIFAQNNHDVYFAQGFVTAQDRLWQMEFQTHAAAGRVSEIIGTSTLERDRFQRRMGMVYGAQQSLKAMLADPRSREMLEAFTAGINAYIGQLKPKDYPLEYKLLNYAPEPWTPLKCALLLKQMAYDLAGRSDDLRMTNILWKYGPSVTKNLFPDYPFLEDPIVPSGTPLDFKPLPIPPEPASFIASQTDKKIENEPDPELGSNNWAVSGAKSATGYPLLANDPHLELNLPSIWYQIQLVTPDMNVYGVSLPGAPNVIIGFNERVSWGVTNVDADVMDWYELKFKNSAQQEYWHANQWKPIRKVTEEIKIKGAPSVFDTVSYTHHGPIVYDQAGQIYNKQSPVKHAMRWIAHEQSNEMLAFYLLNRAKNYTDYRQALTYYTAPAQNFIYADVADTIAIWPNGKFPLKWPDQGKFILDGTDPAYDWQGWIPQAHNPHVVNPPRGFVSSANQFSADPKQYPYYLNWQFSPAQRSIRINQRLAQMQKVSVDSMRQLQNDNLNLHAQTILPAMLAAVQKDKLSKAQQPIFKILTSWNYFNNATEIAPSIFQEWWPILDQAIWEDEFGNSPDRQLRYPSLDRTMQLILKEPQARWFDNINTPEKETLTQLVTTTFQATVDSLQHRYGPVSSKWQWAQVKSTDILHLAKLPGFGRNDLVIGGGGGIVNATGARRGPSWRMVVALGPDVQGYGVYPGGQSGNPGSYYYDNLIETWRQGKLFKLQYLKNASEPAAKQMAVLQLVQK
- a CDS encoding prolyl oligopeptidase family serine peptidase, whose translation is MPVISFAQNAKSTLTIEKIMQGTGFTGTSPSEISWSEDSRLIYFKWNPEKARTDSLYRVTAAGENIKKLTRQEAEALPTQAGVYNRAYTLKVYEKRGDIYLYNRKTNQSWPLTKTLEAETNPVFSGDEQQIIFTQNSNLFALHLGSGQLTQLTNFLPGAKKDQTKNDQEKWLQQQQLALFDIVKKRHSEEQASKLENKKFKKTQPKEIYTGEKTVENAVLSPDGNFVTYRVVAPSNNAKKTIVPNYVTASGFTEDIPSRTKVGAPLAASEMGLYDIARDTTYQILFKDIKGITEQPEFLKDKKKTAAPRPVAFYGPFWSDNGKNAVLVLRSQDNKDRWLVQFNPTTRALKVLDRQHDEAWINGPGIDYEAGDLGWLQDNETLWFQSEETGYSHLYTINTRTNQKKQITKGKYEVSGVRLSRDKNFWYFQANKVHPGEQHFYRLSVRGGEPLQLTTGVGGHEVTLSPDEKNLAIRYSTTNKPWELFVMPNRAGVKPRQVTNSLTPEFKAYAWREPEVTSFKARDGAEVFARIYRPTNAVANGPAVVFVHGAGYLQNAHKWWSYYYREYMFHNFLVDQGYTVMDIDYRGSAGYGRDVRTGIYQFMGGKDLTDQVDGAAYLVQKYQVNPKKIGIYGGSYGGFITLMALFTQPDVFAAGAALRSVTDWAHYNHEYTANILNEPFTDSTAYVKSSPIYHAAGLKGALLMCHGLVDTNVHFQDIIRLTQRLIELKKENWELAVYPVENHAFTEPSSWTDEYKRIFKLFEANLK
- a CDS encoding DUF2652 domain-containing protein; its protein translation is MGLLDRRSTTAPVPEAYTDDDTQPALIFIPDISGFTKFVNETGIQQSRTLIADLLEIIIEANILDMQLSEIQGDAVLFYRLGPPPSMPEVINQCKQIFLDFQNYLHIVERDRGSTLGASLSSSNLTLKVVVHYGQLSVTLIRDHVKLMGKDVIIAHRLLKNNILSDEYVLLSEGFLKTQTEEAIRQSFSSWTQLRSGSTMYEHLGEIRYQYAFLTPLRLLVTNHRSLNDRKKYPNIYSYGVTIKASARFVVRIISNFRLKPNWVEGMTSVQYDTTKANRMAMAYKCNLNRGQIDIQTVQTFIGEEHIEYVEKIYNFRVFPNALLFYYLTVVDAQHTYLSIKFHYSRVLKKRFFYFYMRRRMKLFLGKSLLNLKSLCEKMYEENPH